TGAGCTGAATCATCATAAAACTCACTGTTATACAACAGGGATTCGAAGAACCTGAAACCAGGGTTTCCATATCGGTCATAGTACAACTCCACATAACCTTTCAAAATATCGGGAACTCTCTCATACAGTGACTCCAATCCGTAACCTTTCGCTTCCTCATTTAACATTTTGTCCAGCTCTGCCACGGCATTTCTGAAAGCGATCATGTTGCTTCTTTTCTCCTCTGTCTCCTGCTTGAGTTTCTTTACATCCTCGATTCTACTTTCAGGTATGTCCATAAACGGACCTCCAAGTAATTTAGGATTACCTATTGCCTCGGCATGCAGCTCAGGAGCAGCCATATAAGATTCTATAATTTCGAGATGTCGCCCTACGATATTCATTGCCGCTGTTGCCGGAGATATCAGATGACTCCAGGCATACCACCTGTCCACAAGTGGTTCGAATACAACATTGGGCTTCAAATACACTTTTTTCTTATCCATAATAATTAGTTGATTGTTTTGTCGATACTCTTTCTCTTATTGTATTAATAATTGTGCTTACATGATCAAAAATGAAGAAATGATGTCCCTCCATTTTCATATATTCTACCGGAAAAACTGTTTCATCGTCCCATAACTTTACTTCCTGCTCATCGAAAGGCTCACGAGTTCCATTCATCACCGTAATAGGAATGTTTAAGGGTTGTCTTTTTTTATAGGCATAGCTTTCCACTGCTTTAAAATCTGCTCTAATGATCGGTTCATAAAAATCAAAGAATTCATCATTATTAAGGATCTCCTCAGGCATACCGTTAAGGTCTTTGAGAATTTTTAAAAGCTCGTCTTTGGGTAAGTTAGCCCAGTTTCGCACGGTCCTGCTGAAAGCTGCCGGGCCTGTTGCACCGCTAACAAAGAGATGGGTGGGCTGTGGTAATCCTGCGTTCATCAGGAAATGCACCAATTCAAAACCTACTGTAGCTCCCATACTGTGCCCATAAACTACATAGTCTTCATTACCTATAAGAGCCTTTGCCTGAGATAGAAGATTATGCGCAATTGCAACGGTCTCTGAAAGGAGTGGCTCTCTCATCCTGCCTCCACGGCCAGGATAGTCGAGCGTTACAACATCTATATCTTCACAGTGATAGTCTTCAAACACCTTAAACGAATATTTACTACCGCCGGCAAAAGGAAGGCAAATAACCTTTGTCATTTTTTAAGTACTGTTAATTTTCTAAATAATTTATTCGTAAGAATCAGCAGTCATAACTCAACTCCTGATTCCTGATATCTTCGGCAACACTACCATTCTTAAACCTGATGATCCTGTCAGCTTTGGCATAGTGCTCATCATCGTGGGTAATAGCTAGAAGCATCCTTCCGCTCGATTTGATATCATAGATCCATTGACTGTAAAATTCATTCTTATTAAAAGGGTCCTGTTCAGCTGCCCATTCATCAAGGATCACCATTGATTTATCTTCAAGCAAACTAAGGATCAGCGCTGTTCTCTTTTGCTGACCTTTCGACAGGTTAACATCTATCTTGTTACTGTCAACTTTAAAAACCTTCTCCAGGTTTTTTTTCTTCACTAACCTCTGGAGTTCTGTATTGGCTTCGCTTAGATCATGCTCGTCATAGTTATGTCTGAATAGGTGATGGTCTGAAAAAATAACAGACATATTGTTACAAAACTGAGCATACTGCTGCCAGTCAATTTCATTGTCATCGATAAATATCCTGCCGCTATCAGGTCGGTACAGGCCTGTTAGGATATTAATGAAGGTGGTTTTGCCACTTCCATTTCCTCCTGTAATAAAGGTTATCTCATTTCTATTCAGTGTTAGCTCCGGTATTTGCAGCGTAAATGCACCCTGTTCGTTATCTCCATACTGATATGAGATATTTTCAAATCGTATGGTTTGGAAGCTGTCGTGAACTG
This region of Fulvivirga ulvae genomic DNA includes:
- a CDS encoding thioesterase II family protein — translated: MTKVICLPFAGGSKYSFKVFEDYHCEDIDVVTLDYPGRGGRMREPLLSETVAIAHNLLSQAKALIGNEDYVVYGHSMGATVGFELVHFLMNAGLPQPTHLFVSGATGPAAFSRTVRNWANLPKDELLKILKDLNGMPEEILNNDEFFDFYEPIIRADFKAVESYAYKKRQPLNIPITVMNGTREPFDEQEVKLWDDETVFPVEYMKMEGHHFFIFDHVSTIINTIRERVSTKQSTNYYG